One genomic region from Acidobacteriota bacterium encodes:
- a CDS encoding STAS domain-containing protein, producing MPNPFALQTSQQDGLSVITLEGFVDAHTAPQFESAVQSEMDAGRTKIIVDCMKLNYISSAGLGVFMSFIEEIRELGGDIKICGLVPKVKHTFEILGFQDIFEMVDDLPTAAQRFAQG from the coding sequence GTGCCAAACCCATTTGCGCTACAAACTTCGCAGCAGGATGGCTTATCTGTCATCACGCTGGAAGGGTTTGTTGACGCCCACACCGCGCCACAATTTGAGAGCGCTGTTCAATCCGAAATGGACGCGGGCCGCACCAAAATCATCGTGGATTGCATGAAGCTCAATTATATTTCGTCTGCCGGGTTGGGCGTGTTTATGAGCTTTATTGAGGAGATCCGCGAGCTTGGCGGCGACATCAAAATTTGCGGTCTTGTCCCCAAGGTCAAACATACATTCGAAATTCTGGGCTTCCAGGACATCTTCGAAATGGTGGACGATCTGCCCACCGCCGCGCAGCGTTTCGCGCAGGGGTAA
- a CDS encoding ATP-binding protein — protein sequence MASIERRFTLQVPSSTENLALIREFVVGVSGQAGLDEGEIPKLELAVDEACANVIEHAYGHDISQDVTIRVTFDESALRISVIDEGRGFDPGHLPDANVDRLVHERKSGGLGVRLIRTLMDEVEYQNVPGQKNELHMTKLIRKTA from the coding sequence ATGGCATCCATCGAAAGACGTTTTACGCTGCAAGTTCCCTCTTCTACTGAAAATCTGGCGCTGATCCGTGAGTTCGTTGTCGGTGTGAGCGGACAAGCCGGCTTAGACGAGGGCGAAATTCCCAAGCTTGAACTGGCTGTAGATGAAGCTTGCGCCAACGTGATTGAGCACGCCTATGGGCACGACATAAGCCAGGACGTAACAATACGAGTGACGTTTGACGAATCCGCCCTACGCATTTCTGTGATTGACGAAGGGCGCGGATTTGACCCGGGTCACCTACCCGACGCGAACGTTGACCGGCTGGTACATGAACGCAAATCGGGCGGCTTAGGCGTGCGGCTGATTCGCACCTTGATGGATGAAGTCGAATACCAAAATGTGCCCGGCCAGAAAAACGAACTGCACATGACCAAACTTATTCGCAAAACTGCCTAA
- a CDS encoding PP2C family protein-serine/threonine phosphatase, with protein MTTSLAPSRLEALLESAQLLHSSLNLEDLLRHLLRSVMGRLLVTKAFIAVAHEDGMKLELVRGLAKLKTGNAYRPEDAREVGIDLILPIGDESNPTGLLGICKPGNRELDDEEIAFIQALLGMAASGIDNARSHAETNRLNQALDQKVQDMQALIDLGRGLTSSFEPEEVAQLLMLTLSGRWMVRKYALIAWKKGQPPVVRQKGMSLEALTDYDRYGYDPEKLDDALRPDQMPEGWVRDLIEAEQGKIVFPIKAGDDTTGGLVILGARPGNLPYSAPDLEFGAGLVAQAAVAFENSWFFRTAVERKKVEQELELAASIQQNLFPGNLPKLANYDLAARNRPARQCGGDYYDLLPMGVGYTDDQHLICVADVSGKGLPASLLMSNMQATLRALIGRLPCLTDLVTHTNALLFATTPSNKYVTAILLELDAATGKCRYVNAGHTDCLLLRADGEAVWLQSTGTPLGLMAPDVVAMLQPYEQCEFILNPGDLVALFSDGVTEAQDIDENEFGEERTANFIRPIAHEPAAEVVEKVFNEIDRYAGAAPQYDDITLMVIKRLA; from the coding sequence ATGACAACCTCGCTCGCACCTTCCCGGCTAGAAGCCCTGCTCGAATCCGCGCAGTTGCTCCATTCCTCGCTCAATCTCGAAGACCTGCTGCGCCACCTGCTGCGTTCCGTGATGGGCCGCTTGCTGGTCACCAAAGCTTTCATCGCCGTCGCGCACGAAGACGGGATGAAACTTGAGTTGGTGCGCGGTCTGGCGAAACTCAAGACCGGCAACGCCTATCGGCCTGAAGACGCTCGCGAAGTCGGTATTGATCTGATCTTGCCGATTGGCGATGAATCCAATCCCACCGGGCTGCTGGGCATTTGCAAACCTGGCAATCGCGAATTGGATGACGAAGAGATTGCGTTTATTCAGGCTCTGCTGGGTATGGCCGCCAGCGGCATTGACAATGCGCGTTCGCACGCCGAAACCAACCGGCTAAATCAAGCGCTGGATCAAAAGGTACAGGACATGCAGGCGCTGATTGATCTGGGACGGGGATTGACATCGAGTTTCGAGCCTGAAGAAGTTGCGCAACTGCTGATGCTGACCTTGTCCGGACGCTGGATGGTGCGCAAGTACGCCCTGATTGCCTGGAAAAAAGGCCAGCCGCCGGTCGTTCGTCAAAAGGGCATGAGCCTCGAAGCACTCACCGATTACGACCGCTATGGTTATGACCCCGAAAAGCTGGACGATGCCTTGCGGCCCGACCAAATGCCCGAAGGCTGGGTCAGAGACCTGATCGAAGCGGAACAAGGCAAGATTGTTTTCCCGATCAAAGCCGGTGACGACACCACTGGCGGCCTAGTGATCTTAGGCGCGCGTCCCGGCAATCTGCCCTACTCCGCGCCTGATCTGGAATTCGGCGCGGGCCTGGTCGCCCAAGCCGCCGTAGCCTTTGAAAACTCCTGGTTCTTTCGCACGGCGGTCGAGCGCAAAAAGGTCGAGCAGGAATTGGAATTGGCAGCTTCGATTCAACAAAACCTCTTCCCTGGCAATTTGCCCAAACTGGCAAATTATGACCTGGCCGCGCGCAACCGCCCCGCGCGCCAGTGCGGCGGCGATTATTATGACTTGCTGCCGATGGGTGTTGGCTACACCGACGACCAGCATTTGATTTGCGTAGCCGATGTTTCCGGTAAAGGGCTGCCGGCCTCGCTGCTGATGAGCAATATGCAAGCGACCTTGCGCGCCTTGATCGGTCGCCTTCCCTGCCTGACCGATCTCGTCACACATACCAATGCCCTGCTGTTTGCGACGACGCCTTCCAATAAATATGTCACGGCAATCTTGCTGGAACTGGATGCGGCCACAGGCAAGTGCCGCTACGTCAACGCCGGCCACACCGATTGTCTGCTCCTGCGCGCCGATGGCGAAGCCGTCTGGTTGCAATCTACAGGAACGCCGCTGGGATTGATGGCCCCTGACGTCGTGGCAATGTTGCAGCCATACGAACAATGCGAGTTCATCTTGAATCCCGGCGACCTCGTGGCGCTCTTTTCTGACGGCGTCACCGAAGCACAGGACATAGACGAGAACGAATTCGGCGAAGAACGCACGGCCAACTTTATCAGACCCATCGCCCACGAACCGGCAGCCGAGGTTGTTGAAAAAGTCTTCAACGAGATTGACCGGTATGCGGGTGCCGCGCCGCAATACGACGACATCACGCTGATGGTGATCAAACGATTGGCCTAA
- a CDS encoding PP2C family protein-serine/threonine phosphatase, whose amino-acid sequence MKPPSRWVHVCILLGLWALLYASAFAQATPFTLTANSLREGKAVELDKPGWKYTPGDEPRFADPQFDDRAWETLPGTAITLDSIPKRGWHGSGWFRLRLQVDPALANQPLALVMVHYGASEIFLDGKLVERFGMVGTTPETEVVYNPNTLPINIVLDARGEHVLAVRHSCMEMRDMSSGWGKWIARQSARPVVSAYANRTNNYGAGFGVWLVEAGQARDDQVTRRTAGGLYLLNFGLLLAIGLLHLLLFWFYPSQRANLFFGLFACSSAASNIIYYRWSLSHQSATGILLQNGANNTLSFLALGTLLAFMYTAFAECIPKGRWPKWFWLWVMAAALYIPMNSIFVGLAETRYWYLYIQALTWFPVIEVGRGMSLPVKNKVSGAWIVGAGMLGYTLYMALNVLILVRGLSGANFSIAIRSVVILFLTGAVSIFLARQFARTNLNLEEQLVQVNQLSAAALEHEKVKAENDRRAAELEEARQLQLSMLPKKLPNLPYLDIAAYMKTASEIGGDYYDFHLGEDGTLTIAVGDATGHGLKAGTLVASIKSLFVSLAYHSDIPHIFHRMSRVLKEMKLRGLFMAMTMVKVQDQQLSVCIAGMPSVLIYRAATGEVEEVPIKAVPLGSLANYQYQQRELTLAGGDVIVLLSDGLLERFNPQQEMFEEARTKAALCACAQTAPATIIEQLVKAGEDWAAGQTQDDDVTLVVVKMR is encoded by the coding sequence ATGAAGCCTCCATCGCGCTGGGTTCATGTCTGTATTCTGCTTGGCCTCTGGGCGCTCCTTTACGCCTCTGCCTTCGCACAAGCGACGCCCTTTACGCTGACTGCCAACAGCTTGCGCGAGGGCAAAGCGGTTGAACTCGACAAGCCGGGCTGGAAATATACTCCCGGCGATGAGCCGCGCTTTGCCGATCCGCAGTTCGATGATCGTGCGTGGGAAACCTTGCCCGGCACAGCGATCACGCTCGACAGTATTCCAAAGAGAGGCTGGCACGGCAGCGGCTGGTTTCGGCTGCGTTTGCAAGTTGATCCGGCGCTCGCCAATCAGCCGCTGGCGCTGGTGATGGTGCATTACGGCGCGTCTGAGATTTTCCTGGATGGCAAGCTCGTCGAGCGTTTTGGCATGGTCGGGACGACACCAGAAACGGAAGTCGTTTACAACCCCAACACGCTGCCCATCAATATTGTGCTGGACGCACGCGGCGAGCATGTGCTGGCAGTGCGGCATTCGTGTATGGAAATGCGGGATATGTCCAGCGGCTGGGGTAAATGGATCGCGCGGCAAAGCGCCAGACCAGTAGTAAGCGCCTATGCCAATCGCACCAACAACTATGGCGCAGGGTTCGGCGTCTGGCTGGTAGAGGCCGGGCAGGCACGCGACGACCAGGTCACCAGAAGGACAGCCGGTGGCTTATACTTGCTGAATTTCGGACTGCTCCTAGCCATCGGGTTATTACATCTGCTGCTGTTCTGGTTCTATCCGAGCCAACGCGCCAATCTTTTCTTTGGCTTGTTTGCCTGCTCTTCCGCCGCCAGTAATATCATCTACTACCGTTGGAGCCTAAGCCATCAAAGCGCGACAGGCATTCTGTTGCAGAATGGGGCGAACAATACGTTGTCCTTTCTGGCGTTGGGAACGCTGCTGGCATTTATGTACACGGCGTTTGCGGAGTGCATTCCGAAAGGGCGCTGGCCGAAATGGTTCTGGCTCTGGGTCATGGCGGCGGCGCTCTATATTCCAATGAATTCAATTTTTGTGGGACTGGCTGAGACACGTTATTGGTACTTGTACATCCAGGCACTGACCTGGTTCCCTGTCATTGAGGTTGGGCGAGGAATGAGCCTGCCAGTTAAGAACAAGGTCTCGGGCGCCTGGATCGTCGGTGCCGGGATGCTCGGTTATACCTTGTATATGGCGTTGAACGTACTGATTCTGGTGCGGGGATTGTCAGGGGCGAACTTTTCAATAGCGATCAGGAGTGTGGTCATCCTCTTTCTGACCGGAGCCGTTTCGATCTTCCTAGCACGTCAGTTCGCTCGTACTAATCTCAATCTCGAAGAACAACTGGTACAAGTCAACCAACTCTCCGCCGCAGCGCTGGAACACGAGAAAGTCAAAGCCGAAAACGACCGCCGCGCCGCTGAACTGGAAGAAGCCCGCCAGTTGCAGCTTTCGATGCTGCCAAAGAAATTGCCCAACCTGCCGTATCTCGACATCGCCGCGTATATGAAAACCGCTTCGGAGATCGGCGGCGATTACTACGACTTTCATCTGGGCGAAGACGGCACGCTGACGATTGCGGTGGGCGATGCGACGGGACACGGTTTGAAAGCAGGCACGCTGGTCGCATCCATCAAAAGCTTGTTCGTCTCGCTGGCCTATCATTCCGACATCCCGCACATCTTCCACCGGATGAGCCGCGTGCTGAAAGAGATGAAACTGCGCGGCTTGTTTATGGCGATGACAATGGTCAAGGTGCAGGACCAGCAACTGTCCGTCTGCATTGCCGGGATGCCCTCCGTGCTGATTTATCGCGCCGCAACAGGCGAAGTCGAAGAGGTGCCGATCAAAGCAGTGCCGCTGGGCAGCCTGGCCAATTATCAATACCAACAACGTGAACTGACGCTGGCGGGCGGCGACGTGATCGTCTTGCTCAGCGACGGCTTGCTCGAACGCTTTAACCCCCAGCAGGAGATGTTCGAGGAAGCCCGCACCAAAGCAGCCCTCTGTGCCTGTGCGCAAACGGCTCCGGCAACCATCATCGAACAGCTTGTCAAAGCGGGTGAAGACTGGGCCGCAGGGCAAACACAGGATGACGATGTGACGTTGGTTGTGGTGAAGATGCGCTGA
- a CDS encoding protein kinase, translating to MPIDPGTRFDRYRILAPLGSGGMGEVYLAQDTKLGRKVALKLLPERYTQDPKRLRRFEQEARAASALNHPNIITIHEIGEVGGVHFIATEFIEGITLRKRLRQERLSIKEALDVAIQVANALVAAHSASIVHRDIKPENVMLRPDGYVKVLDFGLAKLIEQSVPAQTEAETRTTGENADEATGETSLNRLTDDSEMVSTETIDQATVARSTVKPFANELVFPVLDQTSPTEVDTAGAQSLSGHPTQADAPLGQTVPGLVMGTLHYMSPEQVRGLRIDTRTDIFSLGVMIYEMLAGQMPFEGRVRKDIMAAILSDEPLPITRLRPETPDLLEWITAKALIKEREERYQTAREMLNDLKRLTQRLDVETELARNRRGLEDSGGAEAESARDSGSQRLTRDSAGNPIPQDAAQNQVLSTQHFKMTEPSGPNFYPVTDTASVRRQRTLQNFLIAIPLLLLSGYLIYNFVISRKTPPLPFSQMKVTRFTSSGKALRAALSPDGKYVVYAAGDTRQQRLLVQQVTTAGLAEAVPATEAIYRGLTFAPDSNSIFYVVQEGNNPTQTLYQVPVLGGAPRKVLTEIDSAVSFAPDGKRLAFVRRSLGAKEDLLIIADPSGNELQRLAVRKGAEFFQTTGLAWSPNGKTIVCPAGTNEGGRHLFYVAVDAVTGQMRKLAETRWSNAGQPAWLPSGQGLIVSGIESGTTQAQIWQITFPQGRVQRLTNGLNDYRDLSIAADAHTLIAVQTEAQVNIWITPQGAPGQPKQITSGIGQYNGVRGLGWTPDGRLTYVSRQSGSQDVWIMNGDGTQPRQLTTPETRADVYPVVTPDGQTIVFVSTRTGSSNLYSMALDGTNQKQLTNGTSDEFPVITGDGRAVIYTMTGSTLYTLWRVPIKGGQPVQLTDHLSQWPAASPDGKWIACWYRQETKQPWRLALLPATGGAPMKTLALPASADSALPVRWLPMHGPDDAGAICFVDTRNGVSNLWAYHIADGTVRQLTDFNSDLIFWFDIAPDGKQIATSRGTLINDVLMFSLPKE from the coding sequence ATGCCGATTGATCCGGGAACACGCTTCGACCGTTATCGAATTCTCGCTCCACTGGGGTCGGGCGGGATGGGAGAGGTTTATTTAGCCCAAGACACCAAACTCGGGCGCAAGGTGGCACTCAAACTCCTACCTGAGAGATATACGCAAGACCCGAAGCGGCTGCGACGCTTTGAACAGGAGGCACGGGCGGCTTCGGCACTCAATCATCCCAACATCATTACCATTCATGAGATCGGCGAGGTAGGCGGCGTTCATTTCATCGCCACCGAATTCATCGAAGGCATCACCTTGCGCAAACGGCTCAGGCAGGAACGGCTGAGTATCAAAGAAGCCTTGGACGTTGCCATTCAGGTCGCCAACGCGTTAGTGGCGGCGCATTCCGCCAGCATCGTGCATCGCGACATCAAACCCGAAAACGTCATGCTGCGGCCCGATGGGTACGTTAAGGTTCTGGATTTCGGCTTGGCCAAGTTGATCGAGCAGAGTGTGCCCGCACAAACAGAAGCCGAAACGCGCACGACGGGAGAAAATGCTGACGAGGCCACAGGCGAAACTTCGCTTAACCGGCTAACTGACGACTCGGAAATGGTTTCTACGGAAACAATTGACCAAGCGACAGTCGCGCGGTCAACCGTCAAGCCCTTTGCAAACGAGCTTGTCTTTCCGGTGCTGGATCAGACTTCACCGACCGAGGTGGACACGGCGGGCGCCCAGTCATTGAGCGGCCATCCAACGCAGGCGGACGCCCCGCTCGGCCAGACGGTTCCCGGCTTGGTGATGGGGACGCTGCATTACATGTCGCCGGAACAGGTGCGCGGATTACGGATAGATACCCGCACGGACATTTTCAGTCTGGGTGTCATGATTTATGAAATGTTGGCGGGGCAGATGCCGTTTGAGGGCCGCGTGCGCAAAGACATCATGGCCGCCATCCTGTCTGACGAACCATTGCCCATCACGCGGCTGCGGCCTGAAACGCCTGATTTGTTGGAATGGATCACGGCCAAGGCGTTGATCAAAGAGCGCGAAGAGCGCTATCAGACGGCACGCGAGATGCTGAATGACTTGAAACGTTTGACGCAACGTTTAGATGTCGAAACAGAGTTGGCACGCAACCGCCGCGGGTTGGAAGACAGCGGCGGGGCGGAAGCCGAGTCAGCGCGCGACAGTGGTAGTCAACGGCTAACCAGAGATTCAGCCGGTAATCCAATTCCTCAAGACGCCGCGCAAAACCAGGTGCTATCAACCCAACATTTCAAAATGACCGAGCCCTCAGGCCCGAATTTCTACCCCGTCACTGATACGGCCAGCGTCAGGCGCCAACGCACGTTGCAGAACTTCCTCATCGCGATTCCATTGCTGCTGCTGAGTGGCTACCTCATCTACAATTTCGTTATCAGCCGCAAGACTCCGCCACTGCCCTTCTCGCAGATGAAAGTGACGCGCTTTACTTCCAGCGGCAAGGCGTTGCGCGCGGCGCTTTCGCCGGATGGGAAATACGTGGTCTATGCGGCGGGCGACACACGGCAACAACGCCTCTTGGTGCAACAAGTCACGACCGCCGGTTTAGCCGAGGCCGTGCCCGCCACCGAAGCGATCTATCGCGGGTTGACCTTTGCGCCGGATAGCAACTCCATTTTTTATGTTGTGCAAGAAGGCAACAATCCGACCCAGACGTTGTATCAAGTGCCCGTCTTGGGCGGCGCGCCGCGCAAGGTACTCACGGAAATTGACAGCGCCGTCAGTTTTGCGCCCGATGGCAAACGCCTGGCCTTCGTGCGGCGGTCGTTGGGCGCTAAAGAAGACTTGTTAATCATTGCCGATCCAAGCGGGAATGAATTGCAGCGACTAGCCGTGCGCAAGGGCGCGGAATTTTTCCAGACGACTGGTCTCGCCTGGTCGCCCAACGGCAAGACAATCGTCTGTCCGGCAGGCACAAATGAAGGTGGCCGTCATTTGTTCTATGTCGCGGTAGACGCGGTGACAGGGCAGATGCGCAAGCTGGCCGAAACCCGCTGGTCGAATGCCGGCCAACCGGCTTGGCTGCCTTCGGGTCAGGGCTTGATCGTCAGCGGCATCGAGTCCGGCACGACGCAGGCCCAGATTTGGCAAATCACCTTTCCGCAAGGCCGCGTGCAGCGATTGACCAATGGCTTGAATGACTACCGGGATTTGAGCATCGCGGCGGATGCGCACACGCTGATTGCCGTGCAAACCGAAGCGCAGGTCAACATCTGGATTACGCCGCAAGGCGCGCCGGGGCAGCCGAAACAAATTACGTCCGGCATCGGCCAATACAACGGCGTGCGTGGGCTGGGCTGGACGCCGGATGGCCGCCTCACCTATGTCTCGCGGCAAAGCGGCAGCCAGGATGTCTGGATCATGAATGGCGACGGTACACAGCCGCGCCAATTGACGACGCCGGAAACACGCGCCGATGTTTATCCCGTTGTCACGCCGGATGGGCAAACCATCGTCTTTGTTTCGACGCGCACGGGCAGTTCCAACTTGTACAGCATGGCCTTGGATGGCACGAATCAAAAACAACTGACCAACGGAACGAGCGATGAATTCCCTGTCATCACCGGCGATGGCCGCGCGGTGATATACACCATGACCGGCTCGACGCTGTATACCCTGTGGCGCGTGCCCATCAAGGGTGGACAGCCCGTGCAATTGACCGATCATTTATCGCAATGGCCGGCGGCCTCGCCTGACGGCAAGTGGATCGCGTGTTGGTATCGGCAGGAAACCAAACAACCCTGGCGTTTGGCGCTGCTCCCGGCCACAGGCGGCGCGCCGATGAAAACCCTGGCCTTGCCCGCCTCTGCCGACAGCGCGTTGCCGGTGCGTTGGTTGCCGATGCACGGCCCTGATGACGCGGGGGCCATCTGTTTTGTGGACACACGCAATGGCGTTTCCAATCTCTGGGCCTATCACATCGCGGATGGCACGGTGAGACAATTGACGGACTTCAACAGCGATCTCATCTTCTGGTTCGACATTGCCCCGGATGGAAAACAGATTGCCACCTCGCGCGGAACGCTGATCAACGACGTCCTCATGTTTTCGTTACCCAAAGAATGA
- a CDS encoding beta-propeller fold lactonase family protein, with translation MTLLLCLPALAQTEDPWNRLYVTNFLSNNVSVVDLTAGKVMATIPVGKNPTGMAVSPDKEEVYVANMWSGTVSVISTAQNAVTHTIPIPTFNEPAVPFGLAMMPDGSKVYVTNLNDGTVRVIDTQTKKVVDTITAAYDWAMRYIAISPDGEYAWAIGTGDGKISIIRTSDNTVVTKILGLPSARHLAFTPDGTRAYVTGEKFSRVYVIDAVKFVLLSVIQFPAGVGTITTDICRDGKFAMVSNFFGKPTLIDIDPQSSRYHQIIGEVPPKSSYEYCIVIAPDGKFAYLSNQADRGATPNSINIIDLDADSPTRNTIINSIPVGTQPWGIAVVRQLPSFESNAQN, from the coding sequence ATGACTTTGCTCTTGTGCCTGCCGGCGTTAGCCCAAACTGAAGACCCCTGGAACCGGCTCTATGTCACCAATTTTTTATCCAATAACGTTTCGGTGGTAGACCTGACGGCGGGCAAAGTGATGGCGACGATCCCCGTCGGAAAAAATCCAACCGGGATGGCTGTTTCACCCGACAAAGAAGAGGTTTACGTAGCCAATATGTGGTCAGGCACGGTCTCGGTCATCTCGACCGCCCAGAATGCCGTTACGCATACAATTCCGATTCCGACCTTCAATGAGCCGGCAGTACCTTTTGGACTGGCGATGATGCCGGATGGCAGCAAGGTATATGTCACCAATCTCAACGATGGCACAGTCCGGGTCATTGATACGCAAACCAAAAAAGTTGTTGATACCATCACGGCGGCTTACGACTGGGCAATGCGTTACATCGCGATTTCGCCGGATGGCGAGTACGCTTGGGCCATCGGCACCGGCGACGGCAAAATTTCAATAATTCGTACTTCGGACAACACCGTGGTCACCAAAATCCTGGGCCTGCCGAGCGCCCGGCATCTGGCGTTCACGCCGGACGGGACGCGCGCCTATGTAACAGGCGAGAAATTCAGCCGGGTTTATGTGATTGATGCGGTCAAATTTGTGCTGCTTTCGGTGATTCAATTTCCGGCAGGGGTCGGCACCATCACCACGGACATTTGCCGGGATGGCAAATTTGCAATGGTCTCGAACTTCTTTGGCAAGCCGACGCTGATAGACATTGACCCCCAATCGAGCCGCTATCATCAGATCATCGGTGAAGTCCCGCCCAAGAGTTCTTATGAATACTGTATTGTTATTGCTCCGGACGGAAAGTTTGCCTATCTGAGCAATCAGGCAGATCGCGGCGCGACACCCAATTCAATCAACATCATTGATCTAGATGCGGATTCGCCCACGCGGAACACCATCATCAATAGCATCCCGGTTGGCACACAACCCTGGGGCATTGCGGTAGTCAGGCAATTGCCCAGCTTTGAAAGCAACGCCCAAAATTGA
- a CDS encoding glycosyltransferase, with protein MMTELPSAQVEAEFDTQFASARIYPLGGEFLGPFLTPCAHFVGHPEEADIILAFNSVAADAVVKLAEARHFEKPIAWWTIEDPNWFEAFITQARLADYVFTTDEECLPLYRERLGHDRIFWLPLACSPEIHHPLPIAEDATEFVISANWYSNQARRWAVETVVKPLLDIGHTLTLYCYENFMWPDPYRRHWRAHTHYLTTAEQYRHGQVVLGLNNQRRGLDGIAKTVMTSMRTFEALACGKPFLCSRSDAYERLGLIQGEHLVQVGTASECLRWAARLLGSDGDRIARAGREQALKHHTYAHRLTRILEVML; from the coding sequence ATGATGACCGAATTGCCATCCGCACAAGTTGAAGCCGAATTCGACACCCAGTTCGCCAGTGCCCGCATCTATCCTCTCGGCGGTGAGTTCCTGGGGCCTTTCCTGACACCTTGCGCGCATTTTGTCGGGCATCCAGAAGAGGCGGATATTATTTTGGCATTCAACAGCGTTGCGGCGGACGCGGTGGTTAAACTGGCCGAAGCCCGTCATTTTGAAAAGCCTATCGCTTGGTGGACGATTGAAGACCCCAACTGGTTTGAGGCATTCATCACGCAAGCGCGCTTAGCTGACTATGTCTTTACCACCGACGAAGAATGTTTACCTCTATACCGGGAACGATTAGGTCACGACCGTATATTTTGGCTCCCGCTCGCCTGCAGCCCTGAGATACATCATCCTCTTCCCATTGCGGAGGACGCCACGGAATTTGTAATCAGCGCCAACTGGTATTCCAATCAAGCGCGCCGCTGGGCCGTAGAAACGGTAGTGAAGCCATTGTTAGACATCGGGCATACCTTAACCCTCTATTGCTATGAGAATTTTATGTGGCCTGACCCGTACCGACGCCACTGGCGAGCACATACGCATTATCTAACGACAGCGGAACAGTATCGGCATGGCCAGGTAGTGCTTGGGTTGAATAACCAACGGAGGGGCCTGGATGGCATCGCCAAAACGGTCATGACCAGTATGCGGACTTTTGAAGCGCTTGCTTGTGGGAAGCCCTTCCTTTGCTCACGTTCAGATGCATACGAAAGGTTGGGACTTATCCAAGGCGAGCATTTAGTTCAAGTCGGTACTGCTTCAGAGTGTTTGCGCTGGGCCGCGCGACTGCTGGGCAGTGATGGTGACCGCATTGCACGCGCGGGCAGAGAGCAAGCGCTCAAGCATCATACCTATGCACATCGTCTGACGCGTATTCTGGAAGTGATGCTATAA